Proteins from a single region of Phormidium ambiguum IAM M-71:
- a CDS encoding ATP-binding protein, whose protein sequence is MKGLPKINTKHNSITFGGQALPLRWHLVLLIVGSLLPVVLFAVTIVYKLSEQEQATSERRALLAARNLALTVEREIASTSRTLQALATSEQLDQGDFKTFYSQAKRVKQAQPTWLTTLLLTPDGRQLVNTRIPFGKPLPYAIDLKSLRQVSRTHKLVVGNLNVGRRGNLGFPVRVPVLRNGKLRYILTAVITPKALAGVVEEQSPVDGEWTRTVVDRRGIVVARTRNAERFVGKRGTPSFLKRIGESLEGVYRDTTLEGQRVYVAFSRIDSLGWTVAVTVPVTVIQGPSQKAMWLVIWSGLLLLLISTTGAIVLARQISRSITLSATAAEALAKGERPQIEPSPIKEIALLGKSLEFAANLLSQRERELAENLLQAEAAREEAEAANRIKDEFLAVLSHELRTPLNPILGWSKLLRSGRLDATKTDYALETIERNAKLQTQLIEDLLDVSRILQGKLSLKMMNIDLAWTIEAALETVRLAAQAKSIEIKVLLDPIDGKVLGDIGRLQQIVWNLVSNAVKFTPEKGQIEVRLQQVAAQENNSNGASSSAQSYAQITVSDNGKGISPQFLPHVFEYFRQADSTTTRVFGGLGLGLAIVRHLVELHGGTVRADSRGEGQGSTFTVQLPLLEKQELKPEINPRLDRASLSINNYPLADLRILLVDDEKDARDVVEFMLQQAGAKVIVAQSAKEALTAFSQSKIDLLVSDIGMPLMNGYMLIQQIRAMPAEQGGQVPAIALTAYAGESDRQQAIAAGFQQHLSKPIESEELIKAIVNLIKFPSKLPT, encoded by the coding sequence GTGAAAGGGTTGCCTAAAATAAACACAAAACACAATTCCATAACTTTCGGCGGACAGGCACTTCCTCTCCGATGGCATTTAGTACTGCTCATCGTCGGGTCTTTGCTTCCGGTAGTCTTGTTTGCCGTGACGATCGTTTATAAACTCTCCGAGCAAGAGCAAGCAACATCAGAACGCCGCGCCCTTCTAGCCGCTCGTAACTTAGCATTAACAGTAGAACGGGAAATTGCTAGTACATCTCGGACACTTCAAGCGTTAGCAACCTCCGAACAACTTGACCAAGGCGATTTCAAAACCTTTTACTCTCAGGCGAAGCGGGTCAAGCAAGCACAACCGACTTGGTTAACTACTCTCCTCTTAACTCCCGACGGTCGCCAACTGGTCAATACTAGAATACCTTTTGGTAAGCCATTGCCATACGCGATCGACCTAAAAAGCTTGCGGCAGGTATCCCGAACGCATAAGTTAGTAGTGGGCAACCTCAACGTTGGACGACGGGGAAATCTTGGCTTCCCAGTTCGCGTTCCCGTACTCCGTAACGGCAAATTGCGCTACATCCTTACTGCCGTTATTACCCCAAAAGCCCTTGCTGGTGTTGTAGAAGAACAATCTCCCGTAGATGGAGAATGGACTCGCACAGTAGTCGATCGGCGAGGTATTGTAGTCGCTCGCACTCGCAATGCCGAACGATTTGTAGGTAAGCGAGGAACACCATCTTTTCTGAAACGGATTGGAGAAAGCTTGGAAGGCGTGTACCGGGACACTACCTTGGAAGGACAGCGAGTATATGTTGCTTTTAGCCGGATCGATAGTTTGGGTTGGACAGTTGCCGTTACCGTCCCAGTAACGGTAATTCAAGGGCCTTCTCAAAAAGCGATGTGGCTGGTGATTTGGTCTGGTTTGCTATTACTATTGATTAGCACTACGGGTGCGATCGTCCTAGCACGGCAAATTTCTCGGAGCATTACTTTATCCGCCACCGCCGCCGAAGCTTTAGCGAAAGGAGAACGTCCGCAAATTGAACCTTCTCCAATTAAGGAAATCGCGTTATTAGGTAAATCTCTAGAATTTGCAGCTAATTTGCTATCCCAAAGAGAACGGGAATTAGCAGAAAATTTATTGCAAGCAGAAGCCGCCAGAGAAGAAGCGGAGGCAGCCAATCGGATTAAAGACGAATTTCTCGCTGTATTATCTCACGAGTTACGAACACCTCTAAATCCGATTCTCGGCTGGTCTAAATTACTTCGTAGTGGCAGATTAGATGCCACAAAAACTGATTATGCCTTAGAAACAATTGAGCGTAATGCTAAACTCCAAACTCAATTAATTGAGGATTTGTTAGATGTTTCTCGGATTTTACAAGGTAAATTGAGCCTGAAGATGATGAATATTGATTTAGCTTGGACAATTGAGGCAGCATTAGAAACAGTGCGTTTGGCTGCCCAAGCAAAATCAATTGAAATTAAAGTATTACTCGATCCGATCGATGGCAAAGTTTTAGGAGATATTGGTCGATTACAACAAATAGTTTGGAACTTAGTTTCTAATGCCGTAAAATTTACGCCAGAAAAAGGACAAATCGAGGTAAGATTACAGCAAGTTGCGGCACAGGAAAACAATTCAAACGGTGCTTCTTCATCTGCTCAATCCTACGCTCAAATTACTGTTAGCGATAATGGCAAAGGCATTTCTCCCCAGTTTTTACCTCATGTATTTGAATATTTCCGGCAAGCAGATTCAACCACCACTAGGGTATTTGGGGGATTAGGATTAGGATTAGCGATCGTGCGCCATTTAGTTGAATTACATGGGGGAACTGTTCGCGCCGATAGTCGTGGTGAAGGGCAAGGATCTACCTTTACAGTTCAACTACCTTTGCTGGAAAAACAGGAATTAAAACCAGAAATAAATCCCAGATTGGATCGTGCTTCATTGTCAATCAATAATTATCCCTTGGCTGATTTGAGAATTTTGTTAGTAGATGATGAAAAAGATGCACGAGATGTAGTTGAATTCATGCTTCAACAAGCAGGCGCAAAGGTAATTGTTGCCCAATCTGCAAAGGAAGCATTGACAGCTTTTTCGCAATCAAAAATAGATTTGCTCGTAAGTGATATTGGAATGCCTTTGATGAATGGCTATATGCTAATTCAGCAAATCCGAGCCATGCCAGCAGAACAGGGAGGTCAAGTACCAGCGATCGCACTAACTGCTTATGCTGGAGAAAGCGATCGCCAACAAGCAATAGCAGCTGGATTTCAACAACATCTCTCTAAACCTATCGAATCAGAAGAGTTGATTAAAGCGATCGTCAATCTCATCAAATTTCCCTCAAAACTCCCTACCTAA
- a CDS encoding CHAT domain-containing protein — translation MKTNNCLIIILGSLSFFGVLLWEKDAISFSRLPDNKVSQQSFLADNSISNWEEQAEKLYIEGKFGEAIALLAKLNNNYVIRGDVLGQARVARNLALVYQQTGDLSKAQSAIIKSFNLLEKQANSKERQQLLAQTLEAQGVLELAIGETEKALQTWEKAVLNYQYISDFTGVTRNKINQSQALQKLGLYREAIKSLEGLNVIWQNQNDSLVKVKGLQSLGDALRVVGELDRSQKVLTQGLAIAENLKEKDAIASMLLSLGETARLGQEIPTALDYYQKAVQTTSSPLIKTQAMLNHLSVLVNQKEAEKALELVPQIKDNLTQLPLSKQAINGRINLARRLMQLRKNESDRLTIASNEEIGKMLATAVQQAEILQDNRTLSYALGNLGRLYEENQQWNFAQQLTNKALLLSQSINATDINFRWQWQLGRIHRQRGNRQEAIVAYNQAVNSLESIRSDLVAISAEAQFDFRDTIEPVYRELVDLLLPFGENVEQANLQRARNLIDSLQLAELDNFFRDACLNTKSTKVDKIDPKAAVLSTIILSKTNSSTASERIEVIASLPGKPLRRQTIVLPSQEIEATIQQANDALTIPRLRFSQNNYLMVAEKFHKWLIQPFESELANSKIETLVFVLDGSLRNIPIASIYDGKKYLMEKYSVALAPSLQLIDTQPLQRSNIKVLTAGLSEARQGFAPLPNVTTELGNIAQEITTEKLLNQSFTASNFRTKIQTNTFPIIHLATHGRFSSKAADTFILTWDTKINAKDLDVLLRNKNSLNNPIELLVFSACQTATGDNRATLGLTGVAVRAGARSTVATLWSVDDEATALLMENFYKELSNSKVTKAEALRRAQQIVLQNQQFSHPYFWSAFVLVGNWL, via the coding sequence ATGAAAACTAATAATTGTTTAATTATTATTTTGGGAAGTTTATCTTTTTTTGGCGTACTTTTGTGGGAAAAAGATGCAATTTCATTTTCTAGGTTGCCAGATAATAAAGTAAGTCAACAGTCTTTTTTAGCTGATAATTCAATTAGTAATTGGGAAGAACAAGCGGAAAAACTTTATATTGAGGGAAAGTTTGGGGAAGCGATCGCTCTTTTAGCCAAACTCAACAATAATTATGTGATACGAGGTGATGTGTTAGGCCAAGCAAGAGTAGCGAGAAATTTGGCTTTGGTTTATCAACAAACAGGAGATTTATCTAAAGCTCAGTCAGCAATTATCAAGAGTTTTAATTTATTGGAAAAACAAGCTAATAGTAAAGAACGTCAGCAACTTTTAGCGCAAACTTTAGAAGCTCAAGGAGTTTTAGAATTAGCTATTGGTGAGACGGAAAAAGCCTTACAAACATGGGAAAAAGCTGTATTAAATTATCAATACATTAGTGATTTTACGGGAGTAACTCGGAATAAAATTAATCAATCTCAAGCTTTACAAAAACTAGGTCTATATCGGGAAGCAATTAAAAGTTTGGAGGGTTTAAATGTTATTTGGCAAAATCAAAACGATAGTTTGGTTAAGGTCAAAGGGTTGCAAAGTTTAGGGGATGCTTTGCGGGTAGTTGGAGAATTAGATCGATCGCAAAAAGTTTTAACTCAAGGTTTAGCAATTGCGGAAAATTTAAAAGAAAAAGATGCGATCGCATCTATGCTATTGAGTTTAGGGGAAACAGCAAGATTAGGACAAGAAATACCTACAGCTTTGGATTACTATCAAAAAGCTGTGCAAACAACTTCTTCTCCATTGATTAAAACTCAAGCAATGCTGAATCATTTGAGCGTATTAGTTAATCAAAAAGAAGCAGAAAAAGCTTTAGAATTAGTACCGCAAATTAAGGATAATTTAACTCAGTTACCTTTAAGTAAACAAGCAATTAATGGACGGATTAATTTAGCGAGAAGGTTAATGCAGCTGAGAAAAAACGAAAGCGATCGACTAACAATTGCTAGTAATGAAGAAATTGGTAAAATGTTAGCAACCGCAGTACAACAAGCGGAAATTTTACAAGATAACCGCACATTATCTTATGCTTTAGGAAATTTGGGTAGGTTATATGAAGAAAACCAACAATGGAATTTTGCTCAACAATTAACCAATAAAGCTTTATTATTATCTCAAAGTATTAATGCTACTGATATTAACTTTCGTTGGCAATGGCAATTAGGTAGAATTCATAGACAGCGAGGTAATCGTCAAGAAGCGATCGTTGCTTATAATCAAGCTGTTAATTCTTTAGAATCTATTCGTAGTGATTTAGTCGCTATTTCTGCGGAAGCTCAGTTTGATTTTCGAGATACTATAGAACCAGTTTATCGAGAATTAGTAGATTTACTATTACCATTTGGAGAAAATGTCGAACAAGCCAATTTGCAAAGAGCGCGAAATTTAATTGATTCTCTGCAATTAGCTGAATTAGATAACTTTTTTCGAGACGCTTGCTTGAATACTAAATCTACTAAAGTTGACAAAATCGACCCAAAAGCAGCAGTTTTATCCACGATTATTTTAAGTAAAACTAATAGTTCTACGGCTAGTGAGCGAATAGAAGTAATTGCATCATTACCAGGAAAACCTTTGCGACGACAGACAATTGTTTTACCTAGCCAAGAAATTGAAGCTACCATACAACAAGCTAATGATGCTCTGACAATTCCTCGACTAAGATTTTCTCAAAACAATTATTTAATGGTGGCTGAGAAATTTCATAAGTGGTTAATTCAACCATTTGAAAGTGAGTTAGCAAATAGTAAAATTGAAACTCTAGTATTTGTTTTAGATGGTTCTTTAAGAAATATCCCGATCGCAAGTATTTATGATGGAAAAAAATATTTAATGGAAAAGTATAGCGTCGCTCTTGCGCCAAGTTTACAATTAATAGATACACAACCTTTACAACGTAGTAATATTAAAGTATTAACAGCTGGATTAAGCGAAGCACGTCAAGGATTTGCACCACTTCCTAATGTAACAACAGAATTGGGAAATATTGCTCAAGAAATTACTACCGAAAAACTATTGAATCAGTCTTTCACTGCTTCTAACTTTAGAACAAAAATCCAAACCAATACATTTCCGATTATTCATTTAGCCACGCATGGTCGATTTAGTTCTAAAGCTGCTGATACTTTTATTTTGACCTGGGATACAAAGATTAATGCCAAAGATTTAGACGTACTTTTACGTAACAAAAATAGCTTGAATAACCCCATAGAATTACTTGTTTTTAGTGCTTGTCAAACTGCTACAGGAGATAATCGAGCAACTTTAGGATTAACCGGAGTAGCTGTGCGGGCTGGTGCAAGAAGTACTGTTGCAACTTTGTGGAGCGTCGATGACGAAGCAACTGCTTTATTGATGGAAAATTTTTACAAAGAATTAAGCAATAGTAAAGTTACAAAAGCCGAAGCTTTACGTCGTGCTCAACAGATAGTTTTGCAAAATCAGCAATTTTCTCATCCCTATTTTTGGTCAGCATTTGTTTTAGTAGGAAATTGGTTATAA
- a CDS encoding filamentous hemagglutinin N-terminal domain-containing protein: MQTNSGQRFGWWLSQLGYLTVSGIALSTQMSLAQVIPDNTLGNERSVVTPSVIKDLPSDRINGGAVRGNNLFHSFQEFNVNAGRGVYFTNPDGVARILTRVTGNNVSQILGTLGVLGNADLFLINPNGIIFGRDARLDLNGSFIGSTASKIRFADGLEFSATNPQAAPLLSVNVPVGLQYGTNPGRIINQSTDEDTNLDPIRQDYPIPRFRVAPGRTLALIGGDVLFEGGTMGASEGRIELGSVGDNSFVGLSQIPQGWALNYDQVQNFGDINLTQNAVIDTSGQRGGDIQVRARNLTLSEGAVIYYLQEGSQMGGNIDITTTESVELIGGINPFFFVPGIPAYTQIVAFTQGNATGATGNLTIKTRRLTLRDGAFIGITAIGNGDAGNVTVLASELVELIGVDLEDPFFASGIFSQAVPDTGSIDNTIPIGSGGNITIETQRLLIQDGGLIASSTFTAGQAGNVTIKAAESVELIGTNPDSGLSGGITTGVEVDSLTGIRGTGNGGNLTIQTRRLLVQGGGQIASSTRADGNAGDLIIDASDSVELIGTALVADAELGSSGLFVSAELGFDGEEGATGNVGNLTVNTRRLLVQDGGRISADNFGTGKGGDVTINSRELRMETGGTVRANSFGEGSGGMLTVNAENVRISGNRILGDELINSGLFVSGEGSGAAGSLEVNAASVELNNTARLAADSSAGSGNIRVQARDLLVLRDRSQISTNSTGQEPGGNINLTTNNIVAIGNSDITANATNSQGGRVSINAIGIFGLQYQLAQTPNSDITATGGSPELSGVVEINSPEVDVTSGLVYLPTNVINIAGLIAQAACTSEQAESSSFVVTGRGGLPPNPALPATNEVVTAEWARATNSNQNTRLQDNNNTSSNSQTPVRKNHEQIVEAQGWIVAADGRVVLTAGGVTAAPYSLGLIHPGCDVLPVKK, encoded by the coding sequence ATGCAAACAAATTCTGGGCAAAGATTTGGTTGGTGGTTGAGCCAGTTAGGTTACTTAACAGTTAGCGGCATAGCTTTATCAACTCAAATGAGTTTAGCGCAAGTTATTCCCGATAATACGTTGGGAAACGAACGCTCAGTTGTCACTCCCAGCGTAATTAAAGACCTTCCTAGCGATCGAATTAATGGGGGAGCAGTTCGAGGAAATAATTTATTTCATAGTTTTCAAGAATTTAATGTTAACGCTGGGCGGGGAGTTTATTTTACAAACCCAGATGGAGTCGCCAGAATTCTCACCAGAGTCACCGGAAATAATGTTTCCCAAATCTTAGGAACTTTGGGAGTTTTAGGTAATGCTGACTTATTCTTAATTAATCCCAATGGAATTATTTTTGGGCGGGATGCCAGATTAGATCTTAATGGTTCATTTATCGGCAGTACAGCTAGCAAAATTAGATTTGCTGATGGTTTAGAATTTAGTGCTACTAATCCTCAAGCAGCACCTTTATTAAGTGTTAATGTTCCGGTCGGATTGCAATATGGTACAAATCCCGGTCGAATAATAAATCAAAGTACAGATGAAGATACAAATCTCGATCCAATTCGGCAAGATTATCCCATACCTAGATTCAGAGTTGCACCGGGAAGAACTCTAGCATTAATAGGTGGTGATGTGCTATTTGAAGGCGGCACAATGGGAGCCTCAGAAGGCAGAATTGAGTTAGGTAGTGTTGGTGATAATAGTTTTGTTGGTTTGAGTCAAATTCCCCAAGGTTGGGCACTAAATTACGACCAAGTACAAAACTTTGGCGATATTAACCTAACTCAAAATGCTGTAATTGATACCAGCGGACAAAGAGGAGGTGATATTCAAGTAAGAGCCAGAAACTTAACTCTTAGCGAAGGAGCCGTAATTTATTACTTGCAGGAAGGCTCACAAATGGGGGGAAATATTGATATTACCACCACTGAATCAGTAGAACTTATTGGTGGAATTAATCCATTTTTTTTCGTTCCTGGCATTCCCGCGTATACTCAGATAGTCGCTTTTACTCAGGGAAATGCTACTGGAGCTACAGGTAATTTAACTATTAAAACACGCAGATTAACTCTTCGAGATGGGGCGTTTATTGGTATTACAGCTATTGGTAATGGAGATGCTGGAAATGTAACAGTTTTAGCCTCAGAATTAGTAGAACTAATTGGTGTAGACCTAGAAGATCCTTTTTTTGCTAGTGGTATATTTAGTCAAGCTGTACCGGATACTGGCAGTATTGATAATACTATACCAATTGGTAGTGGTGGAAATATCACTATTGAAACTCAACGATTACTAATTCAAGATGGTGGGTTAATCGCTAGTAGTACATTTACCGCAGGTCAAGCAGGAAATGTGACTATTAAAGCTGCTGAATCTGTAGAATTAATTGGTACAAATCCTGATTCTGGACTGTCGGGTGGGATTACAACTGGAGTTGAAGTTGACTCGTTGACAGGTATTCGGGGGACAGGTAATGGTGGTAATTTAACAATTCAAACCAGACGACTATTAGTTCAAGGTGGAGGACAGATTGCTAGCTCTACTAGAGCAGATGGAAATGCAGGTGATTTGATAATAGATGCTTCTGATTCTGTGGAATTAATTGGGACTGCATTAGTTGCTGATGCAGAATTAGGTAGTAGTGGTTTGTTTGTTTCCGCAGAACTAGGTTTTGATGGAGAAGAAGGTGCTACTGGTAATGTGGGAAATTTAACAGTTAATACAAGAAGATTGCTGGTTCAAGATGGAGGGAGAATTTCAGCGGATAATTTTGGCACGGGAAAAGGGGGAGACGTAACGATTAATTCTAGAGAATTGAGAATGGAAACTGGGGGTACAGTGAGAGCTAATTCTTTTGGTGAAGGCTCTGGGGGAATGTTAACTGTAAATGCTGAAAATGTGAGAATTAGCGGAAACAGAATTTTGGGAGATGAGTTAATTAATAGTGGCTTATTTGTAAGTGGTGAAGGTTCTGGCGCGGCGGGTAGTTTGGAAGTTAATGCGGCTAGTGTTGAACTGAATAATACTGCAAGATTAGCGGCTGATAGCTCGGCTGGATCTGGAAACATTAGGGTACAAGCACGAGATTTATTAGTTTTACGCGATCGTAGTCAAATTAGTACTAATTCTACAGGTCAAGAACCAGGAGGAAATATTAATTTGACAACAAATAACATAGTAGCTATAGGAAATAGTGATATTACTGCTAATGCTACTAATAGTCAGGGTGGTCGGGTAAGTATTAATGCAATTGGTATTTTTGGGCTGCAATATCAATTGGCACAAACTCCGAATAGTGATATTACAGCAACAGGAGGTAGTCCAGAATTAAGTGGAGTTGTGGAAATTAATTCACCGGAAGTTGATGTTACTTCTGGGTTAGTTTATTTGCCAACAAATGTGATTAATATTGCGGGATTAATTGCTCAAGCTGCTTGTACATCAGAACAGGCAGAAAGTAGTTCTTTTGTGGTAACAGGTCGGGGTGGTTTACCTCCAAATCCGGCACTTCCAGCAACTAATGAAGTAGTAACAGCAGAGTGGGCAAGAGCAACAAATAGCAATCAAAATACGCGGTTACAAGACAACAATAATACTAGTAGTAATTCTCAGACTCCAGTGAGAAAAAACCATGAGCAAATTGTGGAAGCTCAAGGTTGGATAGTTGCTGCTGATGGTAGAGTTGTGCTGACTGCTGGAGGAGTGACAGCTGCGCCTTACAGCCTTGGTTTAATTCATCCTGGCTGTGATGTTTTGCCAGTTAAAAAGTAA